GGGGCGCCATTGTggaatggaggaagatgcaTGGGATCCTTTGAAAACTCCGGGTTCGACGTGTAGATTGGCTTCGCGGCCTCTGGTGCGATGTATGAGAGTTCATCTGGCGCAATCCGCACGACTGGTCCATATTGCTTGTGCAGTTTCTGGATGTCTCGGACGATGGTGCCACGAATGGTGCTTCGCAGATATGGAACTCGCCAGACGGCCCACCACCATGGCCCTGGATATGCTCGTAACGGGTGCAACCATAACCGATAAACAGCGGTGCAGAAGAGGCCGGCAGTCTCGTATGGTTAGCATACTGCATATTATGTGGGAAACAACTCACACCCAAGATTAACCCCCATAAAAGCTTCGACAGCTCTAACAACATAATGAAGTTGATATAGAGATTGAAAAGACGGTAGAATGGATATTGTAGTACGACgttatttattagatatcgCGTCGGGTTCCCCTTCGAAAGCCGAACAGTATATTACTCCGAGAGCTAACAAGATATAAATGTGTATAAACCACCAGCAAGGCCTTCTACTAGAAAAAAGCGGATGAAGTGTAATTATGGACCCTCTCGACATCGAATTCGATCTATCCACCCTCAAGGGAAAGTCTGCCTTCATCACTGGTGGTGCATCGGGCCTGGGACTGGCCACTGCACAGAAATGGGCAGACGCCGGGGTATATGTGACAATCGCCGACATCCAGCAGCCCTCGTCCACCCTTCGCCCTAGTCACACAAACTACGTACACTGCGATGTCACTAGCTGGGAGAGCCAGGTAGCCGCCTTCAAGAGCGCTCTCGGCTTTTCCCCCGCCGGGTCGCTCGACATTGTTGCTGCCTTTGCTGGCACGGCCATCGCCCCTGGAAACCAAGTCGACCATGTCCTCGCTGCCGGGACCCCCAGCTTAGAAGTCGATCCACCTCGACCAAGCGTCCGCAATATCGAAGTCAATCTAGTTGGAAGTTACTACACTTCATGGCTGGGATTATACTATCTTCGCCTCCCGGGGTCTCAGCCCAACGAGCCAATTGACAAAAGCCTACTATTCTGCGCCTCGATCGGTGCATACATGGACAGCCCGAAGGCATCTACCTATCCCGCAAGCAAATTCGGTGTACGCGGTCTCTTCCGAAGTACGCGTGCCCAAACGCAGCAGCTGGGTGTGCGATGTAACCTCCTCGCACCATGGTTCTTTGATTCGCCACTGATTGCACCGATCAAGAATGCAATGGCTGCGAGGGGCATTGATATGGGAGAGGTGCTGTCATTTACGACTGTTGAGGCTTGTGTTGAGGCTGCTACCTATTGCGCTGCTAGTCCGGGGTTACACGGTGAGGCCTTTTAAACCATTATGAGAATGGGCGTGTACTGATCATGTTATACAGGGCGGGCATTGGCTGTGCAGCCAGAGGGCACGTTTGATCTGAAGGATGATATGGAGGACGGATGGGGAGGGGATCAGATGCGGCCTATTATGCAGCGACGACGGGATGCTGGGTTTGATGCTTAAGATGATGACTTATCTAGGTTACTAGGTTTGAATGTGTAGTTTGCTAAAACTCAATATCATATCCAACTGTGCTCCCATCTTCGCAGACTTGCTGGTATAGCTCATGGACTCTGTCAAGGTTAGTATAAGAACGGTCTTCTAATTCGTGGAACGCTTACTCGTCGTGACTGGGATGCGTAAAAAAGGTGGCCAGACTCTCAGAGTAGTCTACTAACACCACAACCCCCATATCGAACCCCTTTGCCATATGCGCTGTGAATTCAAGAGGCGACCCAGCTTGAAGGGATATCAGACCTGGAACTTTGCCGACCATTGCGTGTGCAAGAGCCTGCCACCGATGAATTTGTTTAGGGTCGGCATCGTGTTTGAGCTTGAAGAGAGCTGCCAGTTGTTAGTCGGGCTATTAAGGCTGATATTCACATACCAACATGATAGACGGGCATTCTGAATGGCAACAGGGTTGACGGATAGCTACTGTGAGACAATGAGTTGAATACAACTATATCTGCTGATTTTCCATCTCACCGAAATACTTTGGCTCGGTGAGCGATGGTAGAGATATTAAACCCTCTTTTGCTGTGGTTTGTATGGGACTATCAACTATCAAAATCGAACAATGGACACTCAACTAGCAGATTCATGGCTCCAGGTAGAGGTCCCGGCCATATATACTATACAAGACTAACCGTGATAGTTTGTTCGTGAACTGGGATTTTCACCAGTCCTGGACGGGCCATACGAAAACCTCATGCAGGGATGGGGAGCAATATTCGGCAAACTCATGACACTTTACAAGTTTCCTCCACCAGACTTGACTGTGCAAACGGAGGATAAGATTGTCAACGGCATCAGCACACGAATTTATGTACCACCCGACGTGATTAACCCGCCGGTTGCACTCTACTTTCACGCAGGGGGATGGATCATGGGCGGcgtggacgaagaggacggaTTCACCCGCGCACTCAGCAAGATAAGCCGGACCACGATACTGAGTGTAGGATACCGTCTCGCCCCGGAGTACCAATTCCCGACCCCCCTCGAGGACTGCGTGAATGTAGCACAGTGGGCGCTGGAGACATACCCCGGCAAATCCGTTTCGTTCATCGGGGCATCAGCCGGAGGAAACCTCGCCTTCAGCACCGCCCTCTCTTTCGTTGACAAAGGACTAGGCGACCGAGTGCAAGGCGTAATCGGAATAGCCCCGGTAACCGTCCACCCAGAGGCCGTTCCCGTGGAAAAACGGTCCCAGTATACTTCGTATCACGAGAACGACCGAGCCACGGTCAACACCGACTCGGCGATGCGGACTTTCCTCGACTGCTATGGAGCACCGCCTGAGGATCCTCGGCTTTCTTGTCTGCTGCATCCACGG
Above is a window of Aspergillus puulaauensis MK2 DNA, chromosome 2, nearly complete sequence DNA encoding:
- a CDS encoding uncharacterized protein (COG:Q;~EggNog:ENOG410PPP2;~InterPro:IPR036291,IPR002347,IPR020904;~PFAM:PF00106,PF13561;~SMCOG1001:short-chain dehydrogenase/reductase SDR;~antiSMASH:Cluster_2.2;~go_function: GO:0016491 - oxidoreductase activity [Evidence IEA];~go_process: GO:0055114 - oxidation-reduction process [Evidence IEA]), translating into MDPLDIEFDLSTLKGKSAFITGGASGLGLATAQKWADAGVYVTIADIQQPSSTLRPSHTNYVHCDVTSWESQVAAFKSALGFSPAGSLDIVAAFAGTAIAPGNQVDHVLAAGTPSLEVDPPRPSVRNIEVNLVGSYYTSWLGLYYLRLPGSQPNEPIDKSLLFCASIGAYMDSPKASTYPASKFGVRGLFRSTRAQTQQLGVRCNLLAPWFFDSPLIAPIKNAMAARGIDMGEVLSFTTVEACVEAATYCAASPGLHGRALAVQPEGTFDLKDDMEDGWGGDQMRPIMQRRRDAGFDA
- a CDS encoding Dabb family protein (COG:S;~EggNog:ENOG410PRI2;~InterPro:IPR011008,IPR013097;~PFAM:PF07876;~antiSMASH:Cluster_2.2) yields the protein MPVYHVALFKLKHDADPKQIHRWQALAHAMVGKVPGLISLQAGSPLEFTAHMAKGFDMGVVVLVDYSESLATFFTHPSHDEVHELYQQVCEDGSTVGYDIEF
- a CDS encoding alpha/beta hydrolase (CAZy:CE10;~COG:V;~EggNog:ENOG410PNXV;~InterPro:IPR029058,IPR013094;~MEROPS:MER0034665;~PFAM:PF07859;~SMCOG1066:alpha/beta hydrolase domain-containing protein;~antiSMASH:Cluster_2.2;~go_function: GO:0016787 - hydrolase activity [Evidence IEA]), whose product is MDTQLADSWLQFVRELGFSPVLDGPYENLMQGWGAIFGKLMTLYKFPPPDLTVQTEDKIVNGISTRIYVPPDVINPPVALYFHAGGWIMGGVDEEDGFTRALSKISRTTILSVGYRLAPEYQFPTPLEDCVNVAQWALETYPGKSVSFIGASAGGNLAFSTALSFVDKGLGDRVQGVIGIAPVTVHPEAVPVEKRSQYTSYHENDRATVNTDSAMRTFLDCYGAPPEDPRLSCLLHPRLGELNKAYMAIGGADTLRDDVRLMKEALTDLEVPVRCDKYPGFPHFSWLFPSPVLKEHQEEFFGNLIRGIQWVQE